One part of the Anopheles coustani chromosome 2, idAnoCousDA_361_x.2, whole genome shotgun sequence genome encodes these proteins:
- the LOC131267701 gene encoding leucine-rich repeat and calponin homology domain-containing protein isoform X3 codes for MAVAACLKASQSVAVGYAGQTQLGGGMNGIGGGVGGHLQSQLTRSLERILEDAHLSGELKLSGRKLKDFPKAAGKYNLSDTVIADLSRNRFCELPDDITCLAFLERLLVYHNTIRSVPETIRGLHSLTYLDLRNNQLSALPREICTLPLQVLLVSNNRLATLPDELGRMDKLTELDAACNQITHLPARMGDLRSLRSLNLRSNQLVYLPRDLTCLQLAFLDISSNKIATLPVELRQMSSLVDLELCNNPLTSPPASLCVRGLVHVFKYLETVAAREEKTKTGLDGHATLRRTALAGKNSGNSLLDTHQRNRRAHVDSGYCTSDGGFEGKRWMHEEDAQHLPSTSSPKWSPIPLHSGFTTLPRGIGSNHNTASTLPSGGQQVSLAAHNSAGGGLNDAIAEGAGGVVCWEEEFRKNAQQEQHQDRKQLSNNNSNDISPEGDLITPDGTKADDKARALSNYQTYREYKEALRQQRNLDSVYRSKDQPLTPDSGGSATDSPVSNVSPYTKSISSSSVYSSSSQSSPVSPHHAGSVQKMNQINANGTHTAGGANHSSPLLSPNRNGGQGSAHEEGASGGGGTPNKRPVQKVIPSRNISSTHQSQQPSPTHLNGNHHPSFSAGSSSVAGSNGTQGKIPLANGSGKTSSLAGAGSRAGSEEYAYVKPNSPCKTTSGILTHNNVPPSSIPKPTAPNGGGLTSPVQAGQKPLTATVGYVNNAKPGQKTNKTVSWNRDVPTEKLSFTMRREFDKQKEETELIEQLRQIIETRLKMSLPEDIAPALMDGVVLCHLANHVRPRSVGSIHVPSSAVPKLTMARCRRNVDYFLDACRRIGVDENLLCCAADVLEGRGTVQVAITVVELLKYHNPTANVRSPTRNLYATGSSSFSSGGSSTGSTGSNGAGAGGPKSSPSSSSLSSSVSGNGT; via the exons ATCTCTCCCGCAATCGATTTTGTGAGCTTCCAGACGACATCACATGTCTAGCGTTTCTCGAGCGCCTGTTGGTCTACCACAACACCATCCGCTCGGTTCCGGAAACAATCCGCGGCCTACACTCGCTTACGTACTTAGACTTAAG AAACAACCAACTTTCCGCGCTACCGCGCGAAATCTGCACCCTACCTCTGCAGGTCCTACTGGTGTCCAACAATCGGCTGGCGACACTACCCGATGAGCTCGGTCGGATGGACAAGCTAACCGAGCTGGATGCGGCGTGCAACCAAATAACGCATCTTCCGGCCCGGATGGGCGATCTTCGCAGTCTGCGTTCGCTGAATCTGCGCAGCAATCAGCTCGTCTACTTGCCTCGTGATCTCACCTGCCTGCAGCTGGCATTTCTGGACATCAGTAGCAACAAGATTGCCACACTGCCGGTCGAACTTCGGCAGATGAGCTCGCTGGTGGACTTGGAACTGTGCAACAATCCGCTCACTTCTCCGCCGGCCAGT CTTTGCGTACGTGGACTGGTGCATGTTTTCAAGTATCTCGAAACGGTGGCGGCACGGGAAGAGAAAACCAAAACCGGCCTGGACGGGCACGCCACGTTGCGTCGGACCGCGCTGGCTGGGAAGAACAGTGGCAACTCGCTGCTGGACACTCACCAGCGGAATCGACGCGCCCACGTTGACTCCGGCTACTGCACCAGCGACGGTGGGTTCGAGGGTAAGCGATGGATGCACGAGGAAGATGCACAACACCTACCAAGCACCTCATCGCCCAAATGGTCCCCCATTCCCTTGCACTCTGGTTTCACGACACTGCCGCGTGGCATCGGGAGTAACCATAATACTGCCTCTACTCTGCCCTCAGGTGGACAGCAGGTTTCTCTAGCGGCTCACAATTCAGCCGGTGGTGGCTTGAACGATGCCATAGCGGAAGGTgccggtggtgtggtgtgttgggagGAAGAGTTCAGGAAGAATGCTCAGCAGGAGCAACATCAGGATCGGAAGCAGCTGTCGAACAACAATAG CAACGATATTTCTCCCGAGGGAGACCTGATCACACCTGATGGCACAAAGGCAGACGACAAGGCGCGCGCACTCTCCAACTACCAGACGTACCGCGAGTACAAAGAGGCCCTGCGGCAGCAGCGCAACCTGGACTCGGTGTACCGGAGCAAGGATCAACCGCTAACACCGGACAGCGGCGGCTCGGCAACCGACTCACCGGTGAGCAACGTTTCGCCATACACCAAGTCCATCTCGTCCTCATCCGtgtacagcagcagcagccaaagTTCTCCCGTTTCGCCGCATCACGCCGGGAGTGTGCAAAAAATGAACCAAATCAACGCAAACGGTACCCACACGGCGGGCGGTGCCAATCACTCCAGTCCGCTTCTCTCTCCTAACCGCAACGGTGGCCAAGGGTCGGCACACGAAGAAGGGgccagcggcggcggcggcacaCCCAACAAACGTCCCGTGCAGAAGGTCATTCCGTCGCGGAACATTAGCTCGACACACCAAAGCCAACAGCCATCGCCAACCCATCTGAATGGCAATCACCATCCGTCGTTCAGTGCCGGCTCCAGTTCCGTGGCCGGGAGTAATGGTACGCAGGGAAAAATTCCACTAGCGAATGGATCGGGAAAGACGTCATCGCTGGCGGGAGCCGGCAGTCGTGCGGGCAGCGAGGAATATGCCTACGTCAAACCGAACAGTCCGTGCAAAACGACAAGCGGAATTCTTACCCACAACAATGTCCCTCCCTCGTCAATACCGAAACCAACTGCACCGAATGGCGGGGGATTAACTTCACCGGTGCAAGCTGGCCAGAAGCCGTTAACTGCAACCGTGGGATACGTCAATAACGCTAAACCTGGACAGAAAACGAATAA GACTGTCTCCTGGAACCGGGACGTACCCACGGAAAAGCTAAGCTTTACAATGCGCCGTGAGTTTGACaagcaaaaggaagaaacGGAACTGATCGAACAGTTGCGGCAAATCATCGAAACACGCCTCAAAATGTCACTCCCCGAGGATATTGCGCCGGCCCTGATGGACGGTGTTGTATTGTGTCACCTCGCAAACCACGTGCGACCCCGCTCGGTCGGCAGCATCCACGTTCCATCGTCTGCGGTG CCCAAGCTAACGATGGCGCGATGTCGAAGGAATGTGGACTATTTTCTCGATGCATGTCGCAGGATCGGCGTTGATGAG AATCTACTGTGCTGCGCCGCGGACGTCCTGGAGGGTCGCGGGACAGTGCAGGTTGCGATAACGGTGGTAGAGCTGCTCAAGTATCATAACCCGACCGCGAACGTTCGCTCGCCCACGCGCAACCTGTACGCGACCGGCAGTAGTAGCTTTAGTAGTGGAGGTAGTAGTACCGGCAGTACCGGCAGCAATGGTGCCGGTGCCGGTGGGCCCAAGTCCAGCCCTTCCTCGTCGTCACTGTCGTCGTCCGTCAGCGGCAACGGTACATGA
- the LOC131267701 gene encoding leucine-rich repeat and calponin homology domain-containing protein isoform X2: MAVAACLKASQSVAVGYAGQTQLGGGMNGIGGGVGGHLQSQLTRSLERILEDAHLSGELKLSGRKLKDFPKAAGKYNLSDTVIADLSRNRFCELPDDITCLAFLERLLVYHNTIRSVPETIRGLHSLTYLDLRNNQLSALPREICTLPLQVLLVSNNRLATLPDELGRMDKLTELDAACNQITHLPARMGDLRSLRSLNLRSNQLVYLPRDLTCLQLAFLDISSNKIATLPVELRQMSSLVDLELCNNPLTSPPASLCVRGLVHVFKYLETVAAREEKTKTGLDGHATLRRTALAGKNSGNSLLDTHQRNRRAHVDSGYCTSDGGFEGGQQVSLAAHNSAGGGLNDAIAEGAGGVVCWEEEFRKNAQQEQHQDRKQLSNNNSNDISPEGDLITPDGTKADDKARALSNYQTYREYKEALRQQRNLDSVYRSKDQPLTPDSGGSATDSPVSNVSPYTKSISSSSVYSSSSQSSPVSPHHAGSVQKMNQINANGTHTAGGANHSSPLLSPNRNGGQGSAHEEGASGGGGTPNKRPVQKVIPSRNISSTHQSQQPSPTHLNGNHHPSFSAGSSSVAGSNGTQGKIPLANGSGKTSSLAGAGSRAGSEEYAYVKPNSPCKTTSGILTHNNVPPSSIPKPTAPNGGGLTSPVQAGQKPLTATVGYVNNAKPGQKTNKTVSWNRDVPTEKLSFTMRREFDKQKEETELIEQLRQIIETRLKMSLPEDIAPALMDGVVLCHLANHVRPRSVGSIHVPSSAVPKLTMARCRRNVDYFLDACRRIGVDEELICSCQDIVPSTTAEPTLTSLEASGTRAADDEEEGRGGQGSSVALRPPNPLAMYRTIAALLSVSTTSTAVAAAPGIGPGLSAIGLLRRPRSPPPPPPPTIGPLVPVCAIPPAAATNTNSSTVPEKSFDCDLAAAQAQPGLLTSVAMHGSSQVSFTGQIVEDRRNVPVTLDLRKCDSSKPNGGRKRKFPSSRSNRRSQRTGGAAGDMQSNLNEIIEECEYDSDIGKFRCRTDDGELREYEDSETSLTSCDDDCPNGMENEAEEGCDAFTPTNAQPIVGGMFPDMGATVSSNDLDTPTTEQPLTGAKAVDGGNENFNITQTDEEEETNAGRQKVVTKRIEFFENAASGGRKILNSEISVSAKQQQSPEELATTEEYKGDEKKAGDTTGDPHCFHEVSEQRRESEHPMISTILCLGTFIFTVVYLYFYPLSS; the protein is encoded by the exons ATCTCTCCCGCAATCGATTTTGTGAGCTTCCAGACGACATCACATGTCTAGCGTTTCTCGAGCGCCTGTTGGTCTACCACAACACCATCCGCTCGGTTCCGGAAACAATCCGCGGCCTACACTCGCTTACGTACTTAGACTTAAG AAACAACCAACTTTCCGCGCTACCGCGCGAAATCTGCACCCTACCTCTGCAGGTCCTACTGGTGTCCAACAATCGGCTGGCGACACTACCCGATGAGCTCGGTCGGATGGACAAGCTAACCGAGCTGGATGCGGCGTGCAACCAAATAACGCATCTTCCGGCCCGGATGGGCGATCTTCGCAGTCTGCGTTCGCTGAATCTGCGCAGCAATCAGCTCGTCTACTTGCCTCGTGATCTCACCTGCCTGCAGCTGGCATTTCTGGACATCAGTAGCAACAAGATTGCCACACTGCCGGTCGAACTTCGGCAGATGAGCTCGCTGGTGGACTTGGAACTGTGCAACAATCCGCTCACTTCTCCGCCGGCCAGT CTTTGCGTACGTGGACTGGTGCATGTTTTCAAGTATCTCGAAACGGTGGCGGCACGGGAAGAGAAAACCAAAACCGGCCTGGACGGGCACGCCACGTTGCGTCGGACCGCGCTGGCTGGGAAGAACAGTGGCAACTCGCTGCTGGACACTCACCAGCGGAATCGACGCGCCCACGTTGACTCCGGCTACTGCACCAGCGACGGTGGGTTCGAGG GTGGACAGCAGGTTTCTCTAGCGGCTCACAATTCAGCCGGTGGTGGCTTGAACGATGCCATAGCGGAAGGTgccggtggtgtggtgtgttgggagGAAGAGTTCAGGAAGAATGCTCAGCAGGAGCAACATCAGGATCGGAAGCAGCTGTCGAACAACAATAG CAACGATATTTCTCCCGAGGGAGACCTGATCACACCTGATGGCACAAAGGCAGACGACAAGGCGCGCGCACTCTCCAACTACCAGACGTACCGCGAGTACAAAGAGGCCCTGCGGCAGCAGCGCAACCTGGACTCGGTGTACCGGAGCAAGGATCAACCGCTAACACCGGACAGCGGCGGCTCGGCAACCGACTCACCGGTGAGCAACGTTTCGCCATACACCAAGTCCATCTCGTCCTCATCCGtgtacagcagcagcagccaaagTTCTCCCGTTTCGCCGCATCACGCCGGGAGTGTGCAAAAAATGAACCAAATCAACGCAAACGGTACCCACACGGCGGGCGGTGCCAATCACTCCAGTCCGCTTCTCTCTCCTAACCGCAACGGTGGCCAAGGGTCGGCACACGAAGAAGGGgccagcggcggcggcggcacaCCCAACAAACGTCCCGTGCAGAAGGTCATTCCGTCGCGGAACATTAGCTCGACACACCAAAGCCAACAGCCATCGCCAACCCATCTGAATGGCAATCACCATCCGTCGTTCAGTGCCGGCTCCAGTTCCGTGGCCGGGAGTAATGGTACGCAGGGAAAAATTCCACTAGCGAATGGATCGGGAAAGACGTCATCGCTGGCGGGAGCCGGCAGTCGTGCGGGCAGCGAGGAATATGCCTACGTCAAACCGAACAGTCCGTGCAAAACGACAAGCGGAATTCTTACCCACAACAATGTCCCTCCCTCGTCAATACCGAAACCAACTGCACCGAATGGCGGGGGATTAACTTCACCGGTGCAAGCTGGCCAGAAGCCGTTAACTGCAACCGTGGGATACGTCAATAACGCTAAACCTGGACAGAAAACGAATAA GACTGTCTCCTGGAACCGGGACGTACCCACGGAAAAGCTAAGCTTTACAATGCGCCGTGAGTTTGACaagcaaaaggaagaaacGGAACTGATCGAACAGTTGCGGCAAATCATCGAAACACGCCTCAAAATGTCACTCCCCGAGGATATTGCGCCGGCCCTGATGGACGGTGTTGTATTGTGTCACCTCGCAAACCACGTGCGACCCCGCTCGGTCGGCAGCATCCACGTTCCATCGTCTGCGGTG CCCAAGCTAACGATGGCGCGATGTCGAAGGAATGTGGACTATTTTCTCGATGCATGTCGCAGGATCGGCGTTGATGAG GAGTTGATTTGCTCCTGTCAGGACATCGTTCCATCAACCACGGCCGAACCCACGTTGACATCGTTGGAAGCGAGTGGCACAAGGGCAGCGGACGATGAAGAGGAAGGACGGGGAGGGCAGGGTTCAAGTGTGGCCCTACGACCGCCAAACCCGTTAGCGATGTATCGCACGATAGCGGCCTTGTTGAGCGTTTCGACGACCTCTACGGCGGTGGCGGCCGCACCCGGTATTGGTCCGGGTTTATCGGCCATCGGCTTACTGCGACGTCCCCgatcaccaccgccaccaccaccgcccacGATTGGGCCACTGGTGCCCGTGTGCGCCATACCACCGGCTGCTGcaaccaacaccaacagctCAACAGTCCCAGAGAAAAGTTTTGATTGTGACCTAGCGGCCGCTCAAGCACAGCCCGGGCTCCTTACCTCAGTAGCAATGCATGGTTCTTCACAGGTGTCCTTTACAGGGCAAATCGTTGAGGATCGTCGCAACGTTCCGGTAACGTTGGATCTCCGCAAATGCGACTCGTCGAAGCCCAACGGCGGAAGGAAGCGGAAATTTCCCTCGTCCCGTAGCAATCGCCGGAGTCAGCGAACCGGTGGTGCTGCCGGGGATATGCAATCGAATTTGAACGAAATTATCGAAGAATGCGAGTACGATAGCGACATTGGTAAATTCCGCTGTCGCACGGACGATGGCGAACTGCGGGAGTATGAAGATTCCGAAACGAGCCTTACATCGTGCGACGACGATTGTCCGAATGGCATGGAAAACGAAGCGGAAGAGGGTTGCGATGCGTTCACTCCCACCAACGCCCAACCGATCGTGGGTGGGATGTTCCCCGACATGGGTGCTACTGTTTCATCCAACGACCTGGACACACCAACCACCGAGCAGCCGCTCACTGGCGCTAAGGCGGTAGACGGAGGAAACGAAAACTTCAACATCACACAAACGGACGAAGAGGAAGAAACCAACGCAGGACGGCAGAAGGTTGTTACGAAGCGAATAGAGTTTTTTGAAAACGCAGCATCGGGTGGACGGAAGATACTGAACAGTGAGATATCGGTGTccgcaaaacaacaacaatcaccGGAAGAGCTTGCTACAACCGAGGAATATAAAGGCGATGAAAAGAAAGCGGGAGACACAACCGGTGACCCCCACTGCTTTCATGAGGTTTCTGAGCAACGCCGTGAATCGGAACATCCCATGATTTCAACTATTTTGTGCCTGGGAACGTTCATTTTCACTGttgtttatctttatttttatccatTGTCTTCGTAa
- the LOC131267701 gene encoding leucine-rich repeat and calponin homology domain-containing protein isoform X1 encodes MAVAACLKASQSVAVGYAGQTQLGGGMNGIGGGVGGHLQSQLTRSLERILEDAHLSGELKLSGRKLKDFPKAAGKYNLSDTVIADLSRNRFCELPDDITCLAFLERLLVYHNTIRSVPETIRGLHSLTYLDLRNNQLSALPREICTLPLQVLLVSNNRLATLPDELGRMDKLTELDAACNQITHLPARMGDLRSLRSLNLRSNQLVYLPRDLTCLQLAFLDISSNKIATLPVELRQMSSLVDLELCNNPLTSPPASLCVRGLVHVFKYLETVAAREEKTKTGLDGHATLRRTALAGKNSGNSLLDTHQRNRRAHVDSGYCTSDGGFEGKRWMHEEDAQHLPSTSSPKWSPIPLHSGFTTLPRGIGSNHNTASTLPSGGQQVSLAAHNSAGGGLNDAIAEGAGGVVCWEEEFRKNAQQEQHQDRKQLSNNNSNDISPEGDLITPDGTKADDKARALSNYQTYREYKEALRQQRNLDSVYRSKDQPLTPDSGGSATDSPVSNVSPYTKSISSSSVYSSSSQSSPVSPHHAGSVQKMNQINANGTHTAGGANHSSPLLSPNRNGGQGSAHEEGASGGGGTPNKRPVQKVIPSRNISSTHQSQQPSPTHLNGNHHPSFSAGSSSVAGSNGTQGKIPLANGSGKTSSLAGAGSRAGSEEYAYVKPNSPCKTTSGILTHNNVPPSSIPKPTAPNGGGLTSPVQAGQKPLTATVGYVNNAKPGQKTNKTVSWNRDVPTEKLSFTMRREFDKQKEETELIEQLRQIIETRLKMSLPEDIAPALMDGVVLCHLANHVRPRSVGSIHVPSSAVPKLTMARCRRNVDYFLDACRRIGVDEELICSCQDIVPSTTAEPTLTSLEASGTRAADDEEEGRGGQGSSVALRPPNPLAMYRTIAALLSVSTTSTAVAAAPGIGPGLSAIGLLRRPRSPPPPPPPTIGPLVPVCAIPPAAATNTNSSTVPEKSFDCDLAAAQAQPGLLTSVAMHGSSQVSFTGQIVEDRRNVPVTLDLRKCDSSKPNGGRKRKFPSSRSNRRSQRTGGAAGDMQSNLNEIIEECEYDSDIGKFRCRTDDGELREYEDSETSLTSCDDDCPNGMENEAEEGCDAFTPTNAQPIVGGMFPDMGATVSSNDLDTPTTEQPLTGAKAVDGGNENFNITQTDEEEETNAGRQKVVTKRIEFFENAASGGRKILNSEISVSAKQQQSPEELATTEEYKGDEKKAGDTTGDPHCFHEVSEQRRESEHPMISTILCLGTFIFTVVYLYFYPLSS; translated from the exons ATCTCTCCCGCAATCGATTTTGTGAGCTTCCAGACGACATCACATGTCTAGCGTTTCTCGAGCGCCTGTTGGTCTACCACAACACCATCCGCTCGGTTCCGGAAACAATCCGCGGCCTACACTCGCTTACGTACTTAGACTTAAG AAACAACCAACTTTCCGCGCTACCGCGCGAAATCTGCACCCTACCTCTGCAGGTCCTACTGGTGTCCAACAATCGGCTGGCGACACTACCCGATGAGCTCGGTCGGATGGACAAGCTAACCGAGCTGGATGCGGCGTGCAACCAAATAACGCATCTTCCGGCCCGGATGGGCGATCTTCGCAGTCTGCGTTCGCTGAATCTGCGCAGCAATCAGCTCGTCTACTTGCCTCGTGATCTCACCTGCCTGCAGCTGGCATTTCTGGACATCAGTAGCAACAAGATTGCCACACTGCCGGTCGAACTTCGGCAGATGAGCTCGCTGGTGGACTTGGAACTGTGCAACAATCCGCTCACTTCTCCGCCGGCCAGT CTTTGCGTACGTGGACTGGTGCATGTTTTCAAGTATCTCGAAACGGTGGCGGCACGGGAAGAGAAAACCAAAACCGGCCTGGACGGGCACGCCACGTTGCGTCGGACCGCGCTGGCTGGGAAGAACAGTGGCAACTCGCTGCTGGACACTCACCAGCGGAATCGACGCGCCCACGTTGACTCCGGCTACTGCACCAGCGACGGTGGGTTCGAGGGTAAGCGATGGATGCACGAGGAAGATGCACAACACCTACCAAGCACCTCATCGCCCAAATGGTCCCCCATTCCCTTGCACTCTGGTTTCACGACACTGCCGCGTGGCATCGGGAGTAACCATAATACTGCCTCTACTCTGCCCTCAGGTGGACAGCAGGTTTCTCTAGCGGCTCACAATTCAGCCGGTGGTGGCTTGAACGATGCCATAGCGGAAGGTgccggtggtgtggtgtgttgggagGAAGAGTTCAGGAAGAATGCTCAGCAGGAGCAACATCAGGATCGGAAGCAGCTGTCGAACAACAATAG CAACGATATTTCTCCCGAGGGAGACCTGATCACACCTGATGGCACAAAGGCAGACGACAAGGCGCGCGCACTCTCCAACTACCAGACGTACCGCGAGTACAAAGAGGCCCTGCGGCAGCAGCGCAACCTGGACTCGGTGTACCGGAGCAAGGATCAACCGCTAACACCGGACAGCGGCGGCTCGGCAACCGACTCACCGGTGAGCAACGTTTCGCCATACACCAAGTCCATCTCGTCCTCATCCGtgtacagcagcagcagccaaagTTCTCCCGTTTCGCCGCATCACGCCGGGAGTGTGCAAAAAATGAACCAAATCAACGCAAACGGTACCCACACGGCGGGCGGTGCCAATCACTCCAGTCCGCTTCTCTCTCCTAACCGCAACGGTGGCCAAGGGTCGGCACACGAAGAAGGGgccagcggcggcggcggcacaCCCAACAAACGTCCCGTGCAGAAGGTCATTCCGTCGCGGAACATTAGCTCGACACACCAAAGCCAACAGCCATCGCCAACCCATCTGAATGGCAATCACCATCCGTCGTTCAGTGCCGGCTCCAGTTCCGTGGCCGGGAGTAATGGTACGCAGGGAAAAATTCCACTAGCGAATGGATCGGGAAAGACGTCATCGCTGGCGGGAGCCGGCAGTCGTGCGGGCAGCGAGGAATATGCCTACGTCAAACCGAACAGTCCGTGCAAAACGACAAGCGGAATTCTTACCCACAACAATGTCCCTCCCTCGTCAATACCGAAACCAACTGCACCGAATGGCGGGGGATTAACTTCACCGGTGCAAGCTGGCCAGAAGCCGTTAACTGCAACCGTGGGATACGTCAATAACGCTAAACCTGGACAGAAAACGAATAA GACTGTCTCCTGGAACCGGGACGTACCCACGGAAAAGCTAAGCTTTACAATGCGCCGTGAGTTTGACaagcaaaaggaagaaacGGAACTGATCGAACAGTTGCGGCAAATCATCGAAACACGCCTCAAAATGTCACTCCCCGAGGATATTGCGCCGGCCCTGATGGACGGTGTTGTATTGTGTCACCTCGCAAACCACGTGCGACCCCGCTCGGTCGGCAGCATCCACGTTCCATCGTCTGCGGTG CCCAAGCTAACGATGGCGCGATGTCGAAGGAATGTGGACTATTTTCTCGATGCATGTCGCAGGATCGGCGTTGATGAG GAGTTGATTTGCTCCTGTCAGGACATCGTTCCATCAACCACGGCCGAACCCACGTTGACATCGTTGGAAGCGAGTGGCACAAGGGCAGCGGACGATGAAGAGGAAGGACGGGGAGGGCAGGGTTCAAGTGTGGCCCTACGACCGCCAAACCCGTTAGCGATGTATCGCACGATAGCGGCCTTGTTGAGCGTTTCGACGACCTCTACGGCGGTGGCGGCCGCACCCGGTATTGGTCCGGGTTTATCGGCCATCGGCTTACTGCGACGTCCCCgatcaccaccgccaccaccaccgcccacGATTGGGCCACTGGTGCCCGTGTGCGCCATACCACCGGCTGCTGcaaccaacaccaacagctCAACAGTCCCAGAGAAAAGTTTTGATTGTGACCTAGCGGCCGCTCAAGCACAGCCCGGGCTCCTTACCTCAGTAGCAATGCATGGTTCTTCACAGGTGTCCTTTACAGGGCAAATCGTTGAGGATCGTCGCAACGTTCCGGTAACGTTGGATCTCCGCAAATGCGACTCGTCGAAGCCCAACGGCGGAAGGAAGCGGAAATTTCCCTCGTCCCGTAGCAATCGCCGGAGTCAGCGAACCGGTGGTGCTGCCGGGGATATGCAATCGAATTTGAACGAAATTATCGAAGAATGCGAGTACGATAGCGACATTGGTAAATTCCGCTGTCGCACGGACGATGGCGAACTGCGGGAGTATGAAGATTCCGAAACGAGCCTTACATCGTGCGACGACGATTGTCCGAATGGCATGGAAAACGAAGCGGAAGAGGGTTGCGATGCGTTCACTCCCACCAACGCCCAACCGATCGTGGGTGGGATGTTCCCCGACATGGGTGCTACTGTTTCATCCAACGACCTGGACACACCAACCACCGAGCAGCCGCTCACTGGCGCTAAGGCGGTAGACGGAGGAAACGAAAACTTCAACATCACACAAACGGACGAAGAGGAAGAAACCAACGCAGGACGGCAGAAGGTTGTTACGAAGCGAATAGAGTTTTTTGAAAACGCAGCATCGGGTGGACGGAAGATACTGAACAGTGAGATATCGGTGTccgcaaaacaacaacaatcaccGGAAGAGCTTGCTACAACCGAGGAATATAAAGGCGATGAAAAGAAAGCGGGAGACACAACCGGTGACCCCCACTGCTTTCATGAGGTTTCTGAGCAACGCCGTGAATCGGAACATCCCATGATTTCAACTATTTTGTGCCTGGGAACGTTCATTTTCACTGttgtttatctttatttttatccatTGTCTTCGTAa